From one Candidatus Methylacidiphilales bacterium genomic stretch:
- a CDS encoding glucose 1-dehydrogenase gives MKDKVILVTGGSSGIGKACALAFSRAGATVTVVADINQEGLDQTVTEMDGDGFSVRVDISKPDQVKKLIDEVVKKYGRIDCAVNNAGVEGQLASTVDCSEANWDKVLSINLKGIWLCMKHEIPQMLKQGGGAIVNMSSVLGLVGLPGYPAYAASKHGVVGLTKTAALEYAQAGIRVNAVCPGAVRTPLMGRMIKDNPNVITEELFVSLEPIGRVAEPEEVAQAVLWLCSPGASYITGVALPIDGALTAR, from the coding sequence ATGAAAGACAAAGTAATTCTTGTAACCGGCGGCAGTTCGGGAATCGGCAAGGCCTGCGCCCTGGCGTTCAGCCGGGCGGGGGCGACGGTCACCGTGGTGGCGGACATCAACCAGGAAGGCCTGGATCAAACCGTAACCGAGATGGACGGCGACGGCTTTTCCGTCCGTGTCGATATTTCCAAGCCCGATCAGGTGAAGAAGTTAATCGATGAGGTGGTCAAGAAATACGGGCGCATCGATTGCGCCGTCAACAACGCCGGGGTGGAAGGCCAACTGGCATCGACGGTCGATTGTTCCGAAGCCAACTGGGACAAGGTATTGTCCATTAATCTCAAGGGGATCTGGCTCTGCATGAAACATGAGATCCCGCAGATGCTCAAGCAAGGCGGTGGCGCCATCGTCAACATGTCGTCGGTTCTCGGTTTGGTCGGGTTGCCGGGGTATCCGGCCTATGCGGCCAGCAAACACGGCGTGGTGGGTCTGACCAAGACCGCGGCTCTGGAGTATGCGCAGGCCGGCATCCGTGTCAACGCGGTCTGTCCCGGCGCGGTGCGCACACCCTTGATGGGACGCATGATCAAGGACAATCCCAATGTCATTACAGAGGAACTGTTTGTTTCGCTGGAACCGATCGGCCGGGTGGCCGAGCCGGAGGAAGTGGCCCAGGCCGTACTCTGGCTTTGTTCCCCTGGCGCATCCTACATCACCGGCGTCGCGCTGCCCATCGACGGCGCTCTGACCGCGCGTTGA
- a CDS encoding MFS transporter yields MKKNLQNPDGTDVAPKLYHAGTLTYTKPALVILFFWLLWGDFCFTVMESVTQPIMQLKFKALEASNTEIGLILGTIPGIVYCTLNPIISFKSDRYRSRWGRRIPFILFSLPFIVMALVGMAYGDRLGFWLHAHLGILQKVSANHAAILTLAVLLVIFIFFNTFVTSTFWYLFRDIVPEHLLARFMSWFRLLGLGSSALYQNFIFPYSDTHSTQIFVGAAVLYLGGFGLMILNVREGQYPPAPPFIGGQTGPVAAITTYGKECHSHAHYWYFWMLTFIGSIGGGAAVFNLFFLQRVGLDLFQIGRIQMTASIVTAVLVLGAGWLADRYHPIRVVIAATIMGLFVTPVNLIWLFWHPSASAVWEWHAHWLQWVPMIHIQHWHLHMTHLGPLIRIRQVYLVQFCISVGLAAPVAALSAMWDPVLLMRIFPQERLGQFCSMNAVWRSAGSIIGATLAGAALDFVGRRVGVDRAYFYIPIWGLVFTIPAFIFLLKMYKSWKRYGGDDAYVAPQLKENLGAMPSPVPLAGPD; encoded by the coding sequence GTGAAAAAAAACCTACAAAATCCGGACGGAACAGATGTCGCTCCAAAACTCTATCATGCCGGTACGCTGACCTACACGAAGCCGGCGCTGGTGATTCTGTTCTTCTGGTTGTTGTGGGGTGATTTCTGCTTCACGGTGATGGAATCGGTCACCCAACCCATCATGCAGTTGAAGTTTAAGGCGCTGGAGGCATCGAACACTGAAATCGGACTGATTTTGGGGACCATTCCCGGGATCGTTTATTGCACCCTGAATCCGATCATCAGCTTCAAGAGCGACCGCTATCGCAGCCGCTGGGGACGGAGGATTCCGTTTATTTTGTTTTCCCTGCCCTTCATTGTGATGGCATTGGTGGGCATGGCGTACGGGGATCGACTGGGGTTCTGGTTGCATGCGCATCTCGGGATTCTCCAAAAGGTCTCCGCCAATCATGCGGCCATCCTGACTCTCGCGGTGTTGCTGGTAATATTCATCTTTTTCAATACGTTTGTTACCTCAACTTTTTGGTACCTTTTCAGAGACATTGTGCCGGAGCATTTGCTGGCGCGCTTCATGTCCTGGTTCCGACTGCTTGGTTTGGGATCGTCCGCGCTTTATCAGAACTTTATTTTCCCCTATTCCGACACGCATTCGACCCAGATTTTCGTCGGAGCCGCAGTCCTGTATCTAGGCGGGTTCGGCTTGATGATCCTCAACGTCCGGGAAGGGCAATACCCGCCCGCGCCGCCTTTCATTGGAGGGCAGACCGGCCCGGTGGCTGCAATCACGACTTATGGCAAGGAATGCCATTCACATGCGCACTATTGGTATTTCTGGATGCTAACGTTTATCGGCTCGATTGGCGGTGGCGCGGCCGTGTTCAACCTCTTCTTCCTGCAACGGGTCGGCCTGGATTTGTTTCAAATTGGCCGCATCCAAATGACCGCAAGCATCGTGACGGCTGTGCTGGTGCTTGGCGCGGGTTGGCTGGCAGACCGGTATCATCCGATCCGCGTGGTGATCGCTGCAACTATAATGGGGTTATTTGTGACCCCGGTCAATTTGATCTGGCTATTCTGGCACCCGTCAGCCAGCGCGGTGTGGGAATGGCACGCTCATTGGTTGCAGTGGGTGCCCATGATTCACATTCAGCATTGGCATCTGCACATGACACATCTTGGGCCTCTCATCCGGATTCGACAGGTTTATCTCGTGCAATTTTGCATAAGCGTCGGACTGGCAGCTCCCGTAGCTGCTCTGAGCGCCATGTGGGATCCTGTTCTGCTGATGCGGATATTTCCACAGGAACGTTTGGGCCAGTTTTGTTCGATGAATGCGGTCTGGCGTTCGGCTGGGTCAATCATTGGCGCCACCCTGGCTGGGGCGGCTCTGGATTTCGTGGGGCGTCGCGTCGGCGTGGACCGGGCGTATTTTTACATTCCCATTTGGGGGCTTGTCTTCACTATCCCTGCTTTTATCTTTCTGCTCAAAATGTACAAGAGTTGGAAGCGGTACGGAGGCGATGACGCCTATGTGGCGCCCCAGCTCAAGGAAAACCTCGGCGCAATGCCATCGCCCGTTCCCCTGGCTGGGCCAGATTGA